DNA from Bradyrhizobium japonicum USDA 6:
AAGCACGCGCTGTCGGCGAAGGCCAAGGACGGCGATCTGCTGGTGATCGACAAGGCCGCGCTGGAAGCCGCGAAGACCAAGGCGCTGCTCGGCCACTTCTCGGGCCTCGGCTTGACCAACGCGCTGATCATCGACGGCGCCGAGCTCAACAACGGCTTTGCCGCTGCGGCCCGCAACATCCCGAACATGGACGTGCTGCCGATCCAGGGCATCAACGTCTATGACATCCTGCGCCGTCAGAAGCTCGTTCTGACCAAGGCCGCCATCGATGCGCTGGAGGCGCGCTTCAAATGACGAAGAACATCGAGCCTCGCCACTACGACGTGATCTTGTCGCCGGTCGTGACCGAAAAGGCGACGATCGCCTCGGAGCACAACAAGGTCCTGTTCAAGGTGGCCGCGAAGGCGACCAAGCCGCAGATCAAGGAAGCGATCGAGAAGCTGTTCGACGTCAAGGTCAAGAGCGTCAACACGCTGGTCCGCAAGGGCAAGACCAAGGTCTTCCGCGGCAATCTCGGCTCGCAGTCGAACAGCAAGCGCGCGATCGTGACCCTCGAAGAGGGCCACCGGATCGACGTGACCACCGGTCTGTAAGGTCGTACGACGATGGCACTGAAAAAATTCAATCCCACGACGCCGGGCCAGCGCCAGCTGGTGATGGTCGATCGTTCGGCCCTCTACAAGGGCAAGCCGGTCAAGGCGCTCACCGAAGGCAAGCACTCCTCGGGCGGTCGCAACAACACCGGTCGCATCACCGTGCGCTTCCGCGGCGGCGGTCACAAGCAGACGCTGCGCATCGTCGACTTCAAGCGCGACAAGGTCGATGCGCCCGCGACGGTCGAGCGGCTGGAATACGATCCGAACCGCACCGCGTTCATCGCGCTGGTCAAGTACGAAGACGGTACCCAGGCCTATATCCTGGCGCCGCAGCGCCTTGCCGTCGGTGATTCCGTCGTTGCCGGCAACTATGTCGACGTGAAGCCGGGCAACGTCATGCCGCTCGGCAACATGCCGGTCGGCACGATCATCCACAACATCGAGGTCAAGATCGGGAAGGGCGGCCAGCTCGCTCGTTCCGCCGGCACCTACGCCCAGCTCGTCGGCCGCGACCACGACTACGTGATCATCCGCCTGAACTCGGGTGAGCAGCGCCTGGTGCACGGTCGTTGCCGCGGCACGATCGGCGCGGTGTCGAACCCGGATCACATGAACACCTCGATCGGCAAGGCCGGCCGTAGCCGTTGGCTGGGCCGCAAGCCGCATAACCGCGGTGTTTCGATGAACCCGATCGACCATCCGCACGGCGGTGGTGAAGGTCGTACCTCGGGCGGTCGCCACCCGGTCACCCCGTGGGGCAAGCCGACCAAGGGCAAGAAGACCCGCAGCAACAAGTCGACCAACAAATTCATTCTCCTAAGCCGCCACAAGCGGAAGAAGTAAGGAACGCCGGACATGGTTCGTTCAGTCTGGAAAGGCCCGTTCGTCGAGGGTTCTCTGCTCAAGAAGGCAGATGCGGCCCGCGCGTCTGGCCGTCACGACGTCATCAAGATCTGGAGCCGCCGCTCGACGATCCTGCCGCAGTTCGTCGGCCTGACCTTCGGCGTCTACAACGGTCAGAAGCACGTACCGGTTGCCGTCAACGAGGAAATGGTTGGTCACAAGTTCGGCGAGTTCTCGCCGACCCGGACCTTCCATGGCCACTCCGGCGACAAGAAAGCCAAGAAGGCTTGAGGATTAAACGATGAGCAAACCTAAGCGCGAACGGAGCCTCGCCGAGAATGAGGCCAAGGCGGTCGCCCGGATGCTGCGGGTGAGCCCGCAGAAGCTCAACCTGGTCGCCCAGCTCATTCGCGGCCGGAAGGCAGCTGCTGCGCTCGCCGATCTGCAGTTCTCGCGCAAGCGGATCGCCGTTGACGTGAAGAAGTGCCTGGAATCGGCTATCGCCAATGCCGAGAACAATCACGACCTCGACGTCGACGATCTCGTCGTGGCGCAGGCCTTCGTCGGCAACGGCCTCGTGATGAAGCGCTTTGCCGCCCGCGGCCGTGGCCGTTCGGGTCGCGTCTACAAACCATTTTCGCAGCTGACGATCATCGTTCGTCAGGTCGAAGCCGAAGCAGCGGCCTAAGGGACGCAGGAGCACACGATGGGTCAAAAGATCA
Protein-coding regions in this window:
- a CDS encoding 50S ribosomal protein L23, which produces MTKNIEPRHYDVILSPVVTEKATIASEHNKVLFKVAAKATKPQIKEAIEKLFDVKVKSVNTLVRKGKTKVFRGNLGSQSNSKRAIVTLEEGHRIDVTTGL
- the rplV gene encoding 50S ribosomal protein L22; this translates as MSKPKRERSLAENEAKAVARMLRVSPQKLNLVAQLIRGRKAAAALADLQFSRKRIAVDVKKCLESAIANAENNHDLDVDDLVVAQAFVGNGLVMKRFAARGRGRSGRVYKPFSQLTIIVRQVEAEAAA
- the rplB gene encoding 50S ribosomal protein L2, coding for MALKKFNPTTPGQRQLVMVDRSALYKGKPVKALTEGKHSSGGRNNTGRITVRFRGGGHKQTLRIVDFKRDKVDAPATVERLEYDPNRTAFIALVKYEDGTQAYILAPQRLAVGDSVVAGNYVDVKPGNVMPLGNMPVGTIIHNIEVKIGKGGQLARSAGTYAQLVGRDHDYVIIRLNSGEQRLVHGRCRGTIGAVSNPDHMNTSIGKAGRSRWLGRKPHNRGVSMNPIDHPHGGGEGRTSGGRHPVTPWGKPTKGKKTRSNKSTNKFILLSRHKRKK
- the rpsS gene encoding 30S ribosomal protein S19, whose protein sequence is MVRSVWKGPFVEGSLLKKADAARASGRHDVIKIWSRRSTILPQFVGLTFGVYNGQKHVPVAVNEEMVGHKFGEFSPTRTFHGHSGDKKAKKA